In Sciurus carolinensis chromosome 17, mSciCar1.2, whole genome shotgun sequence, one genomic interval encodes:
- the Abhd6 gene encoding monoacylglycerol lipase ABHD6 isoform X2 → MRTISSVTPSGAGLDTGRLSSCSTDSLRTRTCGSAWSRCSSRAFSPQFLPKNLHLVCVDMPGHEGTTRSSLDDLSIDGQVKRIHQFVECLKLNKKPFHLVGTSMGGHVAGVYAAYYPSDVSSLCLVCPAGLQYSTDNQFVQRLKELQDSATTQKIPLIPSTPEEMSEMLQLCSYVRFKVPQQILQGLVDVRIPHNNFYRKLFLEIVSEKSRYSLHENMNKIKVPTQIIWGKQDQVLDVSGADMLAKSITNCQVELLENCGHSVVMERPRKTAKLIVDFLASVHNADNNKKLD, encoded by the exons ATGAGGACTATCAGTTCTGTTACTCCTTCCGGGGCCGGCCTGGACACAGGCCGTCTATCCTCATGCTCCACGGATTCTCTGCGCACAAGGACATGTGGCTCAGCGTGGTCAAGGTGCAGTTCCAGAGCCTTCTCTCCTCAG TTCCTTCCAAAGAACCTGCACTTGGTCTGCGTGGACATGCCAGGACACGAGGGTACCACTCGCTCCTCCCTGGATGACCTGTCCATAGATGGGCAAGTCAAGAGGATACATCAG TTTGTAGAATGCCTTAAGCTGAACAAAAAACCCTTCCACCTGGTAGGCACCTCCATGGGCGGCCACGTGGCCGGAGTGTATGCTGCTTACTACCCATCGGACGTCTCCAGCCTGTGTCTCGTGTGCCCTGCTG GTTTGCAGTACTCGACTGATAATCAGTTTGTACAACGACTCAAAGAGTTGCAGGACTCCGCCACCACGCAGAAGATTCCCTTGATCCCGTCTACCCCAGAAGAGATGAGTGAAATGCTCCAACTCTGCTCCTATGTCCGCTTCAAGGTGCCCCAGCAG ATCCTGCAAGGCCTTGTCGATGTCCGCATCCCTCATAACAACTTCTACAGAAAGT TGTTTTTGGAGATCGTCAGTGAAAAATCCAGATATTCTCTGCATGAGAACATGAACAAGATCAAGGTCCCGACACAGATCATCTGGGGGAAACAAGACCAG GTGCTCGATGTGTCCGGGGCAGACATGTTGGCCAAGTCGATCACCAACTGCCAGGTGGAGCTGCTGGAAAACTGTGGGCACTCAGTGGTGATGGAGAGACCCAGGAAGACAGCCAAGCTCATTGTCGACTTTTTGGCTTCTGTGCATAATGCAGACAACAACAAGAAACTGGACTGA